In Corylus avellana chromosome ca2, CavTom2PMs-1.0, the following proteins share a genomic window:
- the LOC132172259 gene encoding external alternative NAD(P)H-ubiquinone oxidoreductase B2, mitochondrial-like: MRSFTFYERFSRAYHDYPSLSKLLVLFTVSGGGLVAYAEANPTNGAYAISSSESESKKKKVVVLGTGWAGTSFLKNLKDPSYEVQVVSPRNYFAFTPLLPSVTCGTVEARSIVEPIRNIVRKKNVDVRFSEAECYKIDAENKKIYCRSAQDQNLNGIEEFIVDYDYLVIAIGARVNTFNTPGVEENCHFLKEVEDAQKIRRTVIDCFEKASLPTISDEERKRILHFAIVGGGPTGVEFAAELHDFVNEDLVKLYPGVKDLVKITLLEAGDHILNMFDKRITAFAEGKFKRDGINVKTGSMVVKVAGKEISTKEMKSGQISTMPYGMAVWSTGIGTRPVIMDFMKQIGQANRRVLATDEWLRVEGCDNVYALGDCATINQRKVMEDISAIFGKADKDNSGTLTFKEFQEVIDDICERYPQVELYLKKMQMSDITDLLKESTGDVAKESIELNIEEFKSALSRVDSQMKNLPATAQVAAQQGNYLANCFNRMEECEKYPEGPLRFRGTGRHRFRPFRYKHLGQFAPLGGEQTAAQLPGDWVSIGHSSQWLWYSVYASKQVSWRNRALVISDWGRRFIFGRDSSGI; encoded by the exons ATGCGGAGCTTCACTTTCTATGAGAGATTTTCTAGAGCTTACCATGACTATCCTTCGCTCTCTAAGCTGCTCGTGCTCTTCACCGTCAG TGGTGGGGGTCTTGTGGCTTATGCTGAGGCAAACCCAACCAATGGTGCATACGCCATTTCATCTTCTGAATCAGagagcaagaagaagaaagtggtGGTGCTTGGAACTGGTTGGGCTGGAACAAGTTTCTTGAAGAATCTCAAAGACCCTTCATACGAAGTGCAAGTGGTATCACCTCGTAATTATTTTGCATTTACCCCTTTGCTACCAAGTGTTACATGTGGTACAGTGGAAGCCCGCAGCATTGTAGAACCAATTCGCAACATTGTTCGTAAG AAAAATGTGGATGTTCGGTTCAGTGAAGCAGAGTGCTACAAGATTGATgcagaaaacaagaaaatctaTTGTCGATCTGCTCAAGACCAAAATTTGAATGGGATAGAAGAATTTATTGTGGACTATGACTACCTTGTAATAGCAATTGGAGCCCGAGTTAATACTTTCAATACTCCTGGTGTGGAAGAGAATTGCCATTTCTTGAAG GAAGTTGAAGATGCTCAAAAGATCAGAAGAACAGTTATTGACTGCTTTGAAAAAGCAAGCCTCCCGACTATAAGTGATGAAGAGAGGAAGAGAATTCTTCATTTTGCTATTGTTGGTGGTGGCCCAACCGGTGTGGAGTTTGCTGCAGAGCTTCATGATTTTGTCAATGAGGATTTAGTGAAATTATATCCTGGGGTCAAAGACCTAGTTAAAATCACACTTCTTGAAGCCGGAGACCATATTCTGAACAT GTTTGACAAAAGAATCACCGCTTTTGCTGAAGGGAAGTTTAAAAGAGATGGTATTAATGTGAAAACAGGATCAATGGTTGTTAAAGtagcaggaaaagaaatttctACTAAAGAAATGAAAAGTGGGCAAATTTCTACAATGCCATATGGAATGGCTGTGTGGTCAACCGGCATTGGGACTCGTCCTGTCATAATGGATTTTATGAAGCAAATTGGTCAG GCTAACAGGCGTGTTTTAGCAACTGATGAATGGCTGCGAGTTGAGGGATGCGACAATGTATATGCACTTGGTGATTGTGCCACAATAAATCAGCGCAAAGTCATG GAAGATATTTCAGCAATATTTGGTAAGGCAGACAAGGACAACTCAGGAACCCTGACATTTAAAGAATTTCAAGAAGTCATTGATGACATCTGTGAAAGATACCCCCAAGTGGAGCTTTACTTGAAGAAAATGCAGATGAGCGATATCACTGATCTCTTGAAGGAATCCACAGGGGATGTTGCAAAAGAATCCATTGAACTGAATATTGAAGAATTTAAATCAGCTCTTTCCCGGGTGGATTCTCAGATGAAAAATCTTCCAGCTACAGCTCAG GTTGCGGCTCAGCAAGGTAACTACCTCGCCAACTGTTTTAACCGTATGGAAGAGTGTGAAAAATATCCAGAGGGTCCTCTCAGGTTCAGGGGAACAGGTCGTCATCGGTTTCGTCCCTTTAG GTACAAGCATCTTGGACAATTTGCTCCTTTGGGAGGAGAGCAAACAGCAGCACAACTGCCTGGTGATTGGGTATCAATTGGCCACAGCAGCCAATGGCTTTGGTACTCAGTCTATGCAAG CAAGCAAGTCAGCTGGCGCAACAGAGCATTGGTGATATCAGACTGGGGAAGGCGTTTTATTTTTGGGAGGGACTCAAGTGGCATATGA
- the LOC132170656 gene encoding uncharacterized protein LOC132170656 isoform X2, with protein sequence MASTKREHSEQGERETKKAKIDDVNEASESKPAERVVLNPADCNLDFNIEGNGLQGSALHEQGFAYCWSGARANVGITRGKYCFGCKIISMQPVDMVDTAPDQQHVCRVGISRGDDNVGNLGETEHSFGFGGTGKFSSAGKFLDYGEKFGLGDTIVCAVNLEDKPLASIGFSKNGKWLGTAKKIDAGLSGLGVVDSPTRKLQWESALYPHVLLKNVVVELQFSVEEGLVPEEDYKPWASAVEDGSAIMGPAISKPGDCELMMMVGLPASGKSTWAEKWMKEHPENRYVLLGTNLALDQMKVPGLLRKKNYGQRFDCLMDKATGIFNTLLSRAANTPRNYIIDQTNVYKNARKRKLKPFAYFQKIAVVVFPRPVELKARTEKRFDEIGKEVPADALNEMLVNYVLPKSKDMPGSDEYFDQVIFVELDRAESQRHLDEMKHALASASNLNSNNSSSCSEKSFIPSFTGFSSQNQGALAVTGGHWQSSYSPRNPCNYQGPNQVNSAYERATLPGRTGSVAVSYLGNQYPAVSYQGNQYPAVSRSYGGISSTGGALYPVFGVSAGPYSSSMVEPSPVASASTMPSFFTAYGGHFKDMRAPGADLPQIPPTNSRTPLAFSFGSPYATPIARPPYGNFPTDMQYNGGPRHY encoded by the exons ATGGCATCGACGAAACGCGAACATTCCGAACAAGGCGAACGGGAGACGAAGAAGGCAAAGATTGACGATGTAAATGAGGCTTCGGAATCAAAGCCCGCAGAGCGCGTGGTACTCAACCCTGCCGACTGCAACTTAG ATTTCAATATTGAAGGCAATGGTCTTCAAGGATCTGCACTTCATGAGCAGGGGTTTGCTTATTGCTGGTCTGGTGCTCGGGCCAATGTTGGGATAACACGAGGGAAATACTGTTTTGGTTGCAAAATCATTTCAATGCAGCCAGTTGATATGGTGGACACGGCCCCTGACCAGCAGCATGTTTGCCGTGTAGGCATTTCTAGAGGGGATGACAATGTGGGGAACCTGGGGGAAACTGAACACAGCTTCGGGTTTGGGGGCACTGGAAAATTTTCAAGTGCAGGCAAATTTTTGGATTATGGTGAAAAGTTCGGGCTTGGTGATACAATTGTCTGTGCCGTTAATCTTGAAGATAAACCGTTGGCTTCAATTGGTTTCTCCAAGAATGGTAAATGGCTGGGTACCGCAAAGAAAATTGATGCTGGTCTCAGTGGTCTAGGAGTGGTGGATTCTCCAACAAGAAAATTACAATGGGAATCGGCCCTCTATCCCCATGTTTTGTTGAAAAATGTTGTGGTCGAGTTGCAATTTAGTGTTGAAGAGGGACTTGTTCCTGAAGAAGATTATAAGCCTTGGGCTTCTGCTGTTGAAGATGGAAGTGCAATAATGGGCCCTGCTATTTCTAAGCCAGGGGATTGTGAACTGATGATGATGGTTGGACTGCCTGCGTCAGGCAAGAGTACTTGGGCAGAAAAATGGATGAAGGAGCATCCTGAGAATCGTTACGTTTTGCTTGGGACAAACCTAGCTCTGGATCAAATGAAg GTGCCAGGGTTACTGCGTaagaaaaattatggtcaaCGATTTGATTGTCTAATGGATAAAGCAACTGGGATTTTTAATACTCTTTTATCACGGGCGGCCAATACACCTCGCAACTACATAATTGATCAGACAAATGTTTACAAGAATGCACGTAAACGTAAACTGAAACCATTTGCATACTTTCAGAAG attgctGTAGTGGTATTTCCGAGGCCAGTTGAGCTAAAGGCTCGTACTGAAAAGAGATTCGATGAAATAGGAAAGGAGGTACCAGCTGATGCACTAAATGAAATGTTAG TTAATTATGTTTTGCCCAAGAGCAAGGATATGCCTGGCTCAGATGAGTATTTTGATCAG GTTATCTTTGTAGAACTCGATCGAGCAGAGTCTCAGAGACATTTGGATGAGATGAAGCATGCTCTAGCATCTGCATCCAATTTGAACTCAAATAACTCTTCATCTTGTTCTGAGAAAAGTTTTATCCCGTCATTTACTGGGTTTTCATCACAAAATCAGGGAGCTTTAGCAG TCACTGGAGGACATTGGCAAAGCTCTTATTCACCTCGCAATCCATGTAATTACCAAGGGCCCAACCAA gtgaattCAGCATATGAGAGGGCTACACTACCTGGAAGGACAGGATCAGTAGCTGTATCATATCTAGGCAATCAATATCCTGCTGTATCATATCAAGGCAATCAATATCCTGCTGTATCTAGG AGTTATGGCGGCATTTCTAGTACTGGTGGTGCCCTTTACCCGGTTTTTGGAGTGAGTGCCGGCCCCTACAGTAGCAGCATGGTTGAACCCTCTCCAGTTGCAAGTGCAAGTACAATGCCATCCTTTTTCACCGCTTATGGTGGACATTTTAAGGACATGAGAGCTCCTGGCGCTGATCTGCCCCAAATACCCCCTACAAATTCACGCACGCCTCTGGCATTCTCATTTG GTTCACCTTATGCAACTCCGATTGCAAGACCTCCATATGGAAATTTTCCCACTGATATGCAGTATAATGGAGGTCCACGACACTACTAA
- the LOC132170656 gene encoding uncharacterized protein LOC132170656 isoform X1: protein MASTKREHSEQGERETKKAKIDDVNEASESKPAERVVLNPADCNLDFNIEGNGLQGSALHEQGFAYCWSGARANVGITRGKYCFGCKIISMQPVDMVDTAPDQQHVCRVGISRGDDNVGNLGETEHSFGFGGTGKFSSAGKFLDYGEKFGLGDTIVCAVNLEDKPLASIGFSKNGKWLGTAKKIDAGLSGLGVVDSPTRKLQWESALYPHVLLKNVVVELQFSVEEGLVPEEDYKPWASAVEDGSAIMGPAISKPGDCELMMMVGLPASGKSTWAEKWMKEHPENRYVLLGTNLALDQMKVPGLLRKKNYGQRFDCLMDKATGIFNTLLSRAANTPRNYIIDQTNVYKNARKRKLKPFAYFQKIAVVVFPRPVELKARTEKRFDEIGKEVPADALNEMLVNYVLPKSKDMPGSDEYFDQVIFVELDRAESQRHLDEMKHALASASNLNSNNSSSCSEKSFIPSFTGFSSQNQGALAVTGGHWQSSYSPRNPCNYQGPNQVNSAYERATLPGRTGSVAVSYLGNQYPAVSYQGNQYPAVSRVAAPPKTYSSYVNSHPIDDTVYSQSYGGISSTGGALYPVFGVSAGPYSSSMVEPSPVASASTMPSFFTAYGGHFKDMRAPGADLPQIPPTNSRTPLAFSFGSPYATPIARPPYGNFPTDMQYNGGPRHY from the exons ATGGCATCGACGAAACGCGAACATTCCGAACAAGGCGAACGGGAGACGAAGAAGGCAAAGATTGACGATGTAAATGAGGCTTCGGAATCAAAGCCCGCAGAGCGCGTGGTACTCAACCCTGCCGACTGCAACTTAG ATTTCAATATTGAAGGCAATGGTCTTCAAGGATCTGCACTTCATGAGCAGGGGTTTGCTTATTGCTGGTCTGGTGCTCGGGCCAATGTTGGGATAACACGAGGGAAATACTGTTTTGGTTGCAAAATCATTTCAATGCAGCCAGTTGATATGGTGGACACGGCCCCTGACCAGCAGCATGTTTGCCGTGTAGGCATTTCTAGAGGGGATGACAATGTGGGGAACCTGGGGGAAACTGAACACAGCTTCGGGTTTGGGGGCACTGGAAAATTTTCAAGTGCAGGCAAATTTTTGGATTATGGTGAAAAGTTCGGGCTTGGTGATACAATTGTCTGTGCCGTTAATCTTGAAGATAAACCGTTGGCTTCAATTGGTTTCTCCAAGAATGGTAAATGGCTGGGTACCGCAAAGAAAATTGATGCTGGTCTCAGTGGTCTAGGAGTGGTGGATTCTCCAACAAGAAAATTACAATGGGAATCGGCCCTCTATCCCCATGTTTTGTTGAAAAATGTTGTGGTCGAGTTGCAATTTAGTGTTGAAGAGGGACTTGTTCCTGAAGAAGATTATAAGCCTTGGGCTTCTGCTGTTGAAGATGGAAGTGCAATAATGGGCCCTGCTATTTCTAAGCCAGGGGATTGTGAACTGATGATGATGGTTGGACTGCCTGCGTCAGGCAAGAGTACTTGGGCAGAAAAATGGATGAAGGAGCATCCTGAGAATCGTTACGTTTTGCTTGGGACAAACCTAGCTCTGGATCAAATGAAg GTGCCAGGGTTACTGCGTaagaaaaattatggtcaaCGATTTGATTGTCTAATGGATAAAGCAACTGGGATTTTTAATACTCTTTTATCACGGGCGGCCAATACACCTCGCAACTACATAATTGATCAGACAAATGTTTACAAGAATGCACGTAAACGTAAACTGAAACCATTTGCATACTTTCAGAAG attgctGTAGTGGTATTTCCGAGGCCAGTTGAGCTAAAGGCTCGTACTGAAAAGAGATTCGATGAAATAGGAAAGGAGGTACCAGCTGATGCACTAAATGAAATGTTAG TTAATTATGTTTTGCCCAAGAGCAAGGATATGCCTGGCTCAGATGAGTATTTTGATCAG GTTATCTTTGTAGAACTCGATCGAGCAGAGTCTCAGAGACATTTGGATGAGATGAAGCATGCTCTAGCATCTGCATCCAATTTGAACTCAAATAACTCTTCATCTTGTTCTGAGAAAAGTTTTATCCCGTCATTTACTGGGTTTTCATCACAAAATCAGGGAGCTTTAGCAG TCACTGGAGGACATTGGCAAAGCTCTTATTCACCTCGCAATCCATGTAATTACCAAGGGCCCAACCAA gtgaattCAGCATATGAGAGGGCTACACTACCTGGAAGGACAGGATCAGTAGCTGTATCATATCTAGGCAATCAATATCCTGCTGTATCATATCAAGGCAATCAATATCCTGCTGTATCTAGGGTAGCTGCTCCTCCCAAAACTTATTCAAGCTATGTGAATTCACATCCTATAGATGATACTGTTTACTCTCAGAGTTATGGCGGCATTTCTAGTACTGGTGGTGCCCTTTACCCGGTTTTTGGAGTGAGTGCCGGCCCCTACAGTAGCAGCATGGTTGAACCCTCTCCAGTTGCAAGTGCAAGTACAATGCCATCCTTTTTCACCGCTTATGGTGGACATTTTAAGGACATGAGAGCTCCTGGCGCTGATCTGCCCCAAATACCCCCTACAAATTCACGCACGCCTCTGGCATTCTCATTTG GTTCACCTTATGCAACTCCGATTGCAAGACCTCCATATGGAAATTTTCCCACTGATATGCAGTATAATGGAGGTCCACGACACTACTAA
- the LOC132171419 gene encoding uncharacterized protein LOC132171419, whose protein sequence is MKSFTHELSSIFSNPLFSTVVSFYALILLYFPHLFLKIVFSPVLNGAGFLLFTLLRLGAIQRFENEFDGNKESEESDSREHGKPDFLDGNKESEESDSRVPGKPDFLEDHKWVTSHFETEVGFDPMPCFEDSFVEWDVRAPLEVIYEEYEGEETEDPNSNETGPDPNEREATRNVGIDRYPSLSLYYPESDSEDSSGSDLGEFPAVGEWYSPEGTSFKWNEEDREGLIEIALDGNDKRGLDFHVEEENLIEIDITPTRNGELPGQKLIFAGKD, encoded by the exons ATGAAATCTTTTACCCATGAACTATCGTCAATCTTCTCGAACCCTCTTTTCTCAACCGTTGTCAGTTTTTACGCTCTGATTCTCCTCTATTTCCCACACCTTTTCCTGAAAATTGTTTTCTCGCCGGTACTTAACGGAGCTGGGTTTCTGTTATTCACTCTACTCCGACTCGGTGCGATTCAGAGATTCGAAAACGAGTTCGATGGAAACAAAGAAAGCGAGGAAAGCGATTCCCGTGAGCACGGAAAACCCGACTTTCTCGATGGAAACAAAGAAAGCGAGGAAAGCGATTCCCGTGTGCCCGGAAAACCCGACTTTCTCGAAGATCACAAGTGGGTCACGTCCCATTTCGAAACCGAAGTGGGTTTCGACCCGATGCCGTGCTTCGAGGACTCGTTCGTGGAATGGGACGTGAGGGCACCATTGGAGGTCATATACGAAGAGTACGAAGGCGAAGAAACAGAGGATCCGAATTCGAACGAAACCGGTCCGGACCCGAATGAGAGGGAAGCGACCCGGAATGTGGGTATTGATAGGTACCCCTCGTTGTCATTGTACTACCCGGAATCGGACTCGGAAGACTCGTCGGGCAGCGACCTTGGCGAGTTTCCAGCTGTCGGAGAGTGGTACTCGCCGGAGGGCACTAGCTTCAAGTGGAACGAGGAGGACAGAGAGGGTTTGATAGAGATTGCCTTGGATGGGAACGACAAGAGAGGTCTGGATTTCCATGTAGAGGAGGAGAATTTGATCGAGATTGATATTACTCCGACGAGAAACGGTGAATTACCCGGCCAGAAATTAATATTTGCCGGCAAG GATTGA